One genomic segment of Verrucomicrobiia bacterium includes these proteins:
- a CDS encoding MFS transporter, which translates to MNLPRASFYAWAVVAMLFPVALLNYLDRMMVATMRESIRADIPTIASDADFGFLMALFMWVYAFLSPIGGYLADRFNRRWMVILSLLIWSLMTWLTGHAHTFREMAWTRALMGMSEACYIPAALALIADFHPGATRSRAIGIHMCGIYAGQALGGVGGYIADGSSWRNAFYWFGAAGVGYAFFLMFALRDSQRQIADENLKRENVRFWRSTRVLLSSGAFLILVIYFTLPGIGGWAIKNWLPTFLAANFNLRQGPAGMSATGYVTFASFAGALLGGLLADRAMRFTPRGRIYVTAIGMALCAPALIGLGHAGSLGYAIVCMILFGLGFGFFDTNNMPILCQIVRPEYRATGYGIMNLIAVAAGAGVTVLMGAMRDRGISLGVVFTLCAAAALLGGLLILLVRPREEIQKPA; encoded by the coding sequence ATGAATCTGCCCCGCGCTTCCTTCTACGCCTGGGCGGTGGTCGCCATGCTGTTTCCCGTTGCGCTGCTGAATTACCTCGACCGCATGATGGTCGCCACGATGCGGGAATCCATTCGCGCGGATATTCCCACCATTGCGAGCGACGCGGACTTTGGTTTTCTGATGGCGCTTTTCATGTGGGTCTATGCTTTTCTCAGTCCGATCGGCGGTTATCTCGCGGATCGTTTTAACCGCCGCTGGATGGTCATCCTGAGCCTGCTCATCTGGTCGCTGATGACGTGGCTGACCGGACACGCTCATACCTTCCGCGAAATGGCCTGGACTCGAGCGCTGATGGGCATGAGCGAGGCTTGCTACATTCCGGCGGCGTTGGCGTTGATCGCCGATTTTCATCCGGGCGCCACCCGCTCGCGCGCCATCGGCATTCACATGTGCGGCATTTATGCCGGGCAGGCGCTTGGCGGCGTGGGTGGTTATATCGCGGATGGGAGTTCATGGCGTAATGCGTTTTATTGGTTTGGCGCGGCGGGAGTGGGGTACGCATTTTTTCTCATGTTCGCCTTGCGAGATTCTCAAAGGCAAATTGCGGATGAGAATTTGAAAAGAGAAAATGTCCGGTTCTGGCGTTCAACGCGGGTGCTGTTAAGCAGCGGCGCATTTCTAATCCTGGTGATTTATTTCACGCTGCCGGGCATCGGCGGCTGGGCGATCAAAAATTGGCTGCCTACATTTCTCGCGGCAAATTTTAATTTGCGACAAGGACCGGCGGGCATGTCCGCGACGGGTTATGTGACCTTCGCCTCGTTTGCGGGCGCGCTCCTCGGCGGGTTGCTGGCCGATCGGGCGATGCGCTTCACGCCGCGCGGGCGAATCTATGTCACCGCCATCGGCATGGCTCTTTGCGCGCCGGCGTTGATCGGTTTGGGCCATGCGGGTTCACTTGGCTACGCCATCGTTTGCATGATTTTGTTCGGCCTGGGCTTTGGATTTTTTGACACCAACAACATGCCGATTCTCTGCCAGATCGTGCGACCGGAATATCGCGCCACCGGTTACGGCATCATGAACCTGATCGCCGTTGCCGCGGGCGCGGGCGTCACTGTGCTGATGGGCGCGATGCGAGATCGTGGAATTTCGCTGGGCGTGGTCTTCACCTTGTGCGCCGCCGCCGCGTTGCTGGGAGGGTTGCTGATTTTGCTTGTCCGTCCCCGGGAGGAAATCCAGAAACCCGCATGA